The sequence CATAGAACAGGCGAATCCCCGGGTAGGAACAGGTGAGTTTGCGGCCGCAGGGAATCCAGGTAATGGTGGAGCCTTCATCGAATAAATAGGCAGGACGAAAACCCGGGCGACCCTCTTTTTGGATCAACCGCACCCGCAGAACCTTCCGCTCCGTATCGTTGGGGATCAATTGGGTGGGTAAAATCTGAATCACCACATCGGCGTACTGTTTTTGCGGGTCAATGTACGCCATGAAATCCGGGCGGCGGGCTTCAATCGAACGGATCACATCCTCGTAGGTATGCCCCCGTTCCGCCATATCCCGTTGGATTTTCCAAGCGATTTTGACCGCATCATCCAGGTCTAAATAGACCCCAAAATCCACCAACTCCCGCACCCGCTCATCATAAAAAGGATGCAATCCCTCAATCACCACAATCCGACTGGGTACGATGGTTTCCGGCGGGTCAATTTCACCAGTTTCGTGGTTATAAATGGGTTTTTCAATGGCTTTACCCGCTTTTAGTGCTTTGATTTGTTCATACATTAAGTCGAAATTGTTCGCCTTGGGGTTGAGTGCCGTGACCCCCGCCGCCTTGCGCTGTTTCCGGTCGAGGCAGTGGTAATCGTCCAGACAAATTACGGTGAGCCACTCGGCTCCAAACAAATCCGTGAGACGGCGCAAAAACGTGGACTTCCCACACCCGGAGTCCCCCGCCACGCCAATGACCACAACCGGTTCTGAATGAGTGGACATGATTGTAGTGAAAATTACTGTTGGGTTGATCTTAACAGAAGGGGGAACGGCTCACAACACCAAATTTACCTACGGGGATCAGGGATTTCCTGGCTGGGAACGATGGATTTGGGAGGGAGTGCCCCCCATTGCCCCCAGGGGAAAGTCTGCTATAGTTTTAATTGTGCGTTACTCGTGCCTTCCTGACATCCCATGCCTGACCCGTGGCGACTAGCCAGCCTCTGGCACCTGGAAACCAAGCTGGAAAAACGGCGGGAATCCGACCCCGGTCTCTTTTGGCATGACCGTTGTGAGGGACCTAGTCCCTGCTAACCCTTCCCGTGGAGGGTGGTTGGCAGTAAAAAGCAGTAAAAAATTGCTCTTCCTTTTGGACTAGGAGGTATGGAGATGGAGCGTCAAGAATTGTTGCAGACGACCGTAGAAGCGATTGACATCAAGCAGTTTGATGTGGTGGGTTTGGTGGAATCCATGGCGCAAACCGCCTTTCAAGCCCGCAATCTGGGGCGAGCCGCCCAAATTTACGACCAGATGATCCAGGACCGGGAATGTAACATCATCCTGTGTTTGGCTGGTTCCCTGTTCAGTGCGGGTTTGAAGAAAGTGGTGTTGGATTTGGTCACCCACAACATGGTGGATGTGATCGTGTCCACCGGTGCCAACATTGTGGATCAGGATTTCTTTGAAGCCCTGGGATTTCGGCATTATGTGGGCGACCCCCTGGCGGATGACGAGGTTCTGCGTCAGCACCAGATTGACCGGATTTACGACACCTACATTGATGAAAATGAACTGCGGGTGTGTGACCATGTGATCGCCCAAATTGCCGATACGTTGGCACCCCGCCCCTATTCGTCCCGGGAGTTTATCCAACACATGGGGGCGTATCTGGAGCGGTATGGCAAGGATGACCAGTCGGTGGTGTTGGCGGCGTACCGGCATCAGGTGCCGATTTTTGTCCCGGCGTTTAGCGACTGCTCGGCGGGGTTTGGGTTGGTCTATCACCAGTGGTATGCGCCGGATCGCCATGTGACGATTGATTCGGTGCGGGATTTCCGGGAGTTGACCCAGTGCAAGCTGGCAAGTCCCTACACCGGGCTGGTGATGGTCGGCGGCGGCGTACCCAAGAACTTTGCCCAGGATACGGTGGTGGCGGCGGAATTGTTGGGTTTTGAAGCCACGATGCACCGCTATGCCATTCAGATCACGGTGGCGGATGAGCGGGATGGGGCACTTTCCGGTTCCACCCTGCGGGAAGCCCATTCCTGGGGCAAGGTGAATATGGCGACGGAACAGATGGTGTTTGCGGAAGCCACGCTTGCCCTGCCCCTGTTGGCGGGGTATGTGTATGGCAAGGGGAATTGGCGCACCCGTCAGCCCCGCAAGCTCGCCCAGTTGTTCCAGCGGCAGTTGGCGGCGGTTTAGGGGTGGTTTAACCAGGGCGGTGGGGAATCTCCGGGGGTTCCCCGCTCCTCGACCCGTCCGTAATGGGCGGTGGACGCACCAGTTACCCATGCCCACAGTTGATCCCCCCAGGAAAAATGCCACCATTCTTCGGGATGACGGACAAAACCGGCGTGTTGCATGACTTGATGGAGTAAATTGCGATGCACGCTGTACTGACTGTCTGGGGGGTAATAATCCGGCAGGGAGCGGGGCGAACATTCATCAATCGGGGCACCCATATCTATTTCCTGCCCACATTCATCCCATAGGGTTAAATCCACGGCGGCACCAGTGCTGTGGGGGGGTGGGGTAGCCGGGTCATCGCTGGGGACTGCCCAAATTTGATACACCTGCGCCCAGCGTGCCTCTGGTGAAAGTTCCGGCTGGGTTTTCAGCAATTCTTGATAGGTATAGTGCACCATAAATGTTTGCACAAAATTAGGACGATAGCCATCAAAGATACACAGCCGCCAACCGGGTTTAATCTGCTGTAAATAATCCTGGGCTTGTAATAATTTTGTTAACACACTTTGCCGGAGGGAGAAAGGGGAATGAGAACCGTAGGGCG comes from Synechococcus sp. C9 and encodes:
- a CDS encoding deoxyhypusine synthase, with the protein product MERQELLQTTVEAIDIKQFDVVGLVESMAQTAFQARNLGRAAQIYDQMIQDRECNIILCLAGSLFSAGLKKVVLDLVTHNMVDVIVSTGANIVDQDFFEALGFRHYVGDPLADDEVLRQHQIDRIYDTYIDENELRVCDHVIAQIADTLAPRPYSSREFIQHMGAYLERYGKDDQSVVLAAYRHQVPIFVPAFSDCSAGFGLVYHQWYAPDRHVTIDSVRDFRELTQCKLASPYTGLVMVGGGVPKNFAQDTVVAAELLGFEATMHRYAIQITVADERDGALSGSTLREAHSWGKVNMATEQMVFAEATLALPLLAGYVYGKGNWRTRQPRKLAQLFQRQLAAV
- a CDS encoding M15 family metallopeptidase, whose product is MPTPGLKPYRYLPIQECGEPLVLIPEEQVSLTQPHPYAQLGAPYGSHSPFSLRQSVLTKLLQAQDYLQQIKPGWRLCIFDGYRPNFVQTFMVHYTYQELLKTQPELSPEARWAQVYQIWAVPSDDPATPPPHSTGAAVDLTLWDECGQEIDMGAPIDECSPRSLPDYYPPDSQYSVHRNLLHQVMQHAGFVRHPEEWWHFSWGDQLWAWVTGASTAHYGRVEERGTPGDSPPPWLNHP
- a CDS encoding phosphoribulokinase — encoded protein: MSTHSEPVVVIGVAGDSGCGKSTFLRRLTDLFGAEWLTVICLDDYHCLDRKQRKAAGVTALNPKANNFDLMYEQIKALKAGKAIEKPIYNHETGEIDPPETIVPSRIVVIEGLHPFYDERVRELVDFGVYLDLDDAVKIAWKIQRDMAERGHTYEDVIRSIEARRPDFMAYIDPQKQYADVVIQILPTQLIPNDTERKVLRVRLIQKEGRPGFRPAYLFDEGSTITWIPCGRKLTCSYPGIRLFYGPDEYYGHQVSVLEVDGQFDRLEELIYIEQHLSNTSTQHYGEMTELLRKHPEYPGSNNGTGLFQVLVGLKMRETYHYLTAKEAAPVAATV